A single Pan troglodytes isolate AG18354 chromosome 19, NHGRI_mPanTro3-v2.0_pri, whole genome shotgun sequence DNA region contains:
- the LOC134808872 gene encoding WAS/WASL-interacting protein family member 1-like, giving the protein MGGRGGGGGGGGCGDAADKRSPRPPEWGGPRGAGRRSELPTAASSATSVSLRVPSFPPRPRAHPFLWTPGATQRPCPAGGFRGVAPLYAARARCRAWRLPSAQDVLGASCIGAFRDCIHPGGS; this is encoded by the coding sequence atgggagggagagggggaggcggcggcggcggcggctgcggggacGCTGCAGACAAAAGGAGCCCGCGTCCTCCCGAGTGGGGCGGCCCACGCGGGGCCGGCAGGCGCAGCGAACTGCCAACGGCCGCGTCCTCCGCGACCTCAGTTTCCCTCCGCGTCCCCAGTTTCCCTCCGCGTCCCCGAGCCCACCCCTTCCTCTGGACACCCGGAGCCACCCAAAGGCCCTGCCCTGCCGGAGGATTCCGCGGGGTCGCGCCCCTTTACGCTGCCCGTGCCCGCTGCCGCGCCTGGCGTCTCCCGAGCGCTCAGGATGTCCTGGGGGCCTCCTGCATTGGCGCGTTCCGTGACTGCATTCATCccggaggaagctga